One genomic region from Candidatus Zixiibacteriota bacterium encodes:
- the thpR gene encoding RNA 2',3'-cyclic phosphodiesterase codes for MRSFIAINLPDDVKAEIDAIIDRLRPAGPPARWVPATNLHLTLKFLDEIREDQVQPITDAIARATAGARPFEIRLGGFGVFPNERKARVFWIAIESGFDILKPLATAMDDQLAPLGFAREARPFSAHITLARLREPGPADRLVKAASHMSYRSDPIPVREIDLMRSILSPKGAAYSVLSSVALQEPADMGL; via the coding sequence ATGCGTTCTTTCATCGCCATCAATCTCCCGGATGATGTCAAGGCCGAGATCGATGCCATCATTGATCGTTTGCGACCTGCCGGGCCACCGGCCCGTTGGGTACCGGCGACCAATCTGCATCTGACCCTGAAATTCCTCGATGAAATCCGCGAAGATCAGGTGCAACCGATCACCGATGCCATCGCGCGTGCCACGGCCGGGGCGAGGCCATTCGAGATTCGGCTCGGTGGTTTCGGTGTCTTCCCCAACGAACGCAAGGCACGTGTCTTTTGGATCGCGATCGAGTCGGGCTTCGATATTCTCAAGCCGCTGGCCACGGCGATGGACGATCAACTGGCGCCGTTGGGATTCGCCCGCGAGGCGCGTCCGTTCTCCGCCCATATCACTCTGGCACGCCTGCGTGAACCCGGCCCGGCCGATCGCCTGGTCAAGGCCGCCTCTCACATGAGCTATCGTTCCGACCCCATCCCCGTCCGTGAGATCGATCTTATGCGCTCGATTCTCTCCCCCAAAGGCGCTGCATATTCGGTCCTTTCAAGCGTTGCGCTGCAAGAACCGGCAGACATGGGGCTTTAG
- a CDS encoding DUF3192 domain-containing protein, protein MMKNTMALLLILTALLGCAGMGAQMERFRARNRIRLQSLKVGMSQDSALAAMGSEVVEISNKWEVGPLNPRRQTQVLSNPYKTEIYAGARDTLDVFYYYAELKRQDGAISDDELVPLVFKEGRLLGWGHSFLQESITRYEIRFR, encoded by the coding sequence ATGATGAAGAACACGATGGCCTTGCTACTTATACTGACGGCTCTGCTGGGATGCGCCGGGATGGGAGCTCAGATGGAGCGGTTTCGGGCCAGGAACCGGATACGCCTCCAGTCGCTCAAAGTGGGAATGTCGCAAGACTCGGCTCTGGCAGCAATGGGAAGTGAGGTTGTTGAGATCAGCAACAAGTGGGAGGTCGGGCCCCTCAACCCCCGGAGACAGACACAGGTGCTGAGCAATCCGTACAAGACCGAAATATATGCTGGCGCGCGGGATACGCTCGACGTCTTCTACTACTACGCTGAGCTCAAGCGGCAAGACGGTGCCATTTCGGATGATGAACTCGTTCCGCTTGTCTTCAAGGAGGGCCGGCTGCTGGGATGGGGCCACAGCTTCTTGCAGGAGTCGATCACTCGATATGAGATCCGTTTTCGTTGA
- a CDS encoding regulatory protein RecX, whose translation MHESTITALSTHPARPGRVRVYIDGMYAFELSRKVILAQDVTEGEVLSAERRRELEMIAIREAAIALLARRERSRAELAAGLRRKRFSPALIDAVLGKIEADGLQSDARFADAWVGTRRRLSPRGRLALVYELKQRGIGESEIGRAIGQYTPTDEREALRELIAARLPRLTASGGNKEKVKHRLLSFLARRGFAYDDVRAVLAAHFPEWL comes from the coding sequence ATGCATGAATCCACCATCACCGCCCTTTCAACCCATCCTGCCCGGCCGGGACGCGTACGTGTGTACATCGACGGAATGTACGCGTTCGAATTGTCGCGCAAGGTCATTCTCGCGCAGGACGTGACCGAGGGAGAGGTTCTCTCGGCGGAGCGGCGTCGGGAATTGGAGATGATAGCCATTCGCGAGGCGGCGATTGCGCTTCTGGCCCGGCGTGAGCGGTCGCGCGCCGAGTTGGCGGCCGGGTTGCGACGCAAGCGGTTTTCCCCGGCCTTGATCGACGCGGTGTTGGGGAAGATCGAAGCCGATGGTCTGCAGAGTGATGCGCGGTTCGCCGATGCCTGGGTCGGGACGCGGCGACGGCTCTCTCCCCGTGGGCGTTTGGCCCTTGTATATGAATTGAAACAGAGGGGAATCGGTGAATCCGAGATTGGTCGGGCGATAGGACAGTACACGCCGACGGACGAACGCGAGGCATTGCGCGAGTTGATCGCCGCCCGGCTGCCCCGCCTGACTGCCTCCGGTGGCAACAAGGAGAAGGTCAAGCACCGTCTCCTCAGTTTTCTGGCCCGGCGCGGTTTCGCCTATGATGACGTCCGCGCCGTGCTGGCGGCGCATTTCCCCGAGTGGCTCTGA
- the recA gene encoding recombinase RecA — protein MAKTPVQPPPSDNGKKRALESAVMQIERQFGKGSIMRLGGETADPTVETISTGSISLDHALGVGGVPRGRVIEIYGPESSGKTTLALQIIAAAQLSSGNAAFIDAEHALDVTYARKLGVDLDNLLISQPDTGEQALEITETLVRSGAIDVIVIDSVAALVPRAEIEGEMGDPQMGLQARLMSQALRKLTATIAKSKTSVVFINQIRMKIGVMFGNPETTTGGNALKFYATVRMDIRKIASIKDGDLVRGARTRVRVVKNKVAPPFREAEFDIIYGEGISKCGDLLDLAAKENILEKSGSWYSYGDQRIGQGREQAITFLSGNPELFTEIDRKVRTQLGMIKAAPVVEVEGVKGK, from the coding sequence ATGGCAAAGACACCGGTGCAGCCGCCGCCGTCCGACAACGGTAAGAAGCGCGCCCTCGAGTCGGCGGTGATGCAGATTGAACGGCAGTTCGGCAAGGGATCGATCATGCGTCTCGGCGGCGAGACTGCCGACCCCACGGTCGAGACGATTTCCACCGGCTCGATCTCACTGGACCACGCTCTCGGCGTCGGCGGCGTGCCGCGCGGACGGGTGATCGAGATCTATGGTCCGGAGTCATCGGGCAAGACGACGCTGGCGCTGCAGATTATCGCGGCGGCGCAACTGTCGAGTGGGAATGCGGCGTTCATCGATGCCGAGCACGCGCTCGATGTCACCTATGCCCGCAAGCTCGGGGTCGACCTCGACAATCTGCTCATCTCCCAACCCGACACCGGCGAGCAGGCGTTGGAGATCACCGAGACATTGGTCCGTTCCGGCGCCATCGATGTGATCGTGATCGACTCCGTGGCGGCACTTGTGCCGCGCGCCGAGATTGAAGGCGAGATGGGCGACCCCCAGATGGGGTTGCAGGCACGGTTGATGTCGCAGGCGCTGCGCAAGCTCACCGCCACCATCGCCAAGTCCAAGACTTCGGTCGTCTTCATCAATCAAATCCGCATGAAGATCGGCGTGATGTTTGGCAATCCCGAGACCACGACCGGCGGCAACGCGCTGAAGTTCTACGCCACGGTGCGCATGGACATCCGCAAGATCGCCTCGATCAAGGATGGCGATCTGGTCAGGGGCGCCCGCACGCGTGTGCGCGTCGTGAAAAACAAAGTCGCCCCGCCGTTCCGCGAGGCGGAGTTCGACATCATCTACGGCGAAGGGATCTCAAAGTGCGGCGACCTGCTCGATCTGGCGGCGAAGGAGAATATTCTGGAGAAGTCCGGCTCGTGGTATTCGTATGGCGATCAGCGGATCGGCCAGGGACGCGAGCAAGCGATCACCTTTCTCTCCGGCAATCCTGAGCTCTTCACCGAAATCGACCGCAAGGTGCGCACACAGTTGGGAATGATCAAGGCGGCGCCGGTGGTGGAGGTGGAAGGCGTAAAGGGGAAATAG
- a CDS encoding phage integrase SAM-like domain-containing protein, whose protein sequence is MGSIRKIGKNWQVDATRHGVRVRQIVGSSKRLATEILRDLEGKLVRGEYGLDRKDVTVEVLLSRFGDYARANIAPRSARRYQDVVDRFTEFLRSKRLIQLCSHVTTGVIEEFRQFRLAGSRPPKTKSMNFEIKALRTIFNYGIKWELTSKNPTDGVKSQKVTDAKPLRFLSREEAMALLESSPRDMRSIILGFLLTGMRRGELEHLVWDDIDFDPG, encoded by the coding sequence ATGGGTTCAATCAGAAAAATCGGGAAGAACTGGCAGGTTGACGCCACTCGACACGGTGTGCGGGTCCGCCAGATCGTTGGAAGCAGCAAGCGGCTAGCCACTGAGATCCTCAGGGACCTTGAAGGTAAGCTGGTCAGGGGGGAGTACGGCTTGGACCGCAAAGACGTGACGGTCGAAGTGCTCCTATCGCGTTTTGGCGACTATGCGCGAGCCAACATTGCACCCAGATCCGCGCGCCGGTACCAAGATGTCGTCGACCGCTTCACTGAATTCCTGCGATCAAAGCGCTTGATACAGCTGTGCTCACACGTCACCACAGGAGTGATCGAGGAGTTTCGTCAATTCCGATTGGCGGGATCACGTCCACCAAAGACGAAGAGCATGAACTTCGAGATCAAAGCGCTACGGACCATCTTCAATTACGGAATCAAGTGGGAGCTGACCTCAAAGAACCCCACGGACGGTGTGAAATCCCAGAAGGTCACGGACGCCAAGCCACTTCGGTTCCTTTCCAGGGAGGAGGCTATGGCTTTGCTCGAAAGCAGCCCCCGGGACATGCGCTCAATCATCCTTGGCTTCCTCCTCACGGGAATGCGTCGTGGAGAACTTGAGCATCTGGTCTGGGACGACATTGATTTTGACCCGGGATGA
- a CDS encoding phosphatidylglycerophosphatase A, translating into MSIGTQTGWRKGADTTMPPRERWRERPLIALLASGFGFGLIRPYSGTWGTIPATFLAWWLLQTGNDIVYTASTVAVIMLSIWASGAAEDIFGHDSGRIVIDEWAGVFVCFLGLPSRWHTIVPVFVLFRIFDVWKPFPTRRLENLPGGWGVTADDLMAAVYTNVAVRILILIWPAWFGL; encoded by the coding sequence ATGTCCATCGGCACACAGACCGGCTGGCGCAAAGGCGCCGACACCACGATGCCTCCCAGGGAGCGCTGGCGAGAGCGTCCGCTTATCGCGCTCTTGGCCTCCGGCTTTGGTTTCGGCTTGATTCGTCCCTACTCTGGGACGTGGGGAACGATTCCCGCTACGTTTCTGGCGTGGTGGCTTCTTCAGACCGGCAACGATATTGTCTACACCGCCAGCACCGTCGCGGTGATCATGCTGTCGATCTGGGCCTCGGGTGCGGCGGAGGACATCTTTGGTCACGACTCGGGGCGCATCGTCATCGACGAGTGGGCGGGCGTCTTCGTCTGCTTTCTGGGTCTGCCGTCGCGCTGGCACACGATTGTCCCGGTCTTTGTGCTGTTCCGCATCTTCGATGTCTGGAAACCGTTTCCGACCCGCCGTCTCGAGAATCTCCCCGGCGGCTGGGGCGTCACCGCCGATGATCTGATGGCGGCGGTGTACACGAATGTTGCCGTGCGGATTCTGATATTGATATGGCCGGCGTGGTTTGGTCTGTAG
- a CDS encoding SIS domain-containing protein, producing MESLDRDTALRMAQSAVRDLQQAAERLIAESFADLWRGYEMLRDTFQRGRQIHVCGNGGSAADAQHFVTELVVRLDAHSRRRPLPATALTTDTSTLTAAANDFGFEQIFARQVEARAQSGDLVLMLSTSGNSPNLLAAAAAARKMLAGTVALLGKGGGQLQPLVDCAIVVPSANTQRIQEVHGLCLHLWCEWLEDAFG from the coding sequence ATGGAATCCCTCGACCGTGATACTGCCTTGCGGATGGCGCAGTCGGCCGTTCGCGACTTGCAACAGGCCGCGGAACGTCTGATCGCCGAGTCGTTTGCCGATCTGTGGCGCGGGTATGAGATGCTGCGTGATACGTTTCAGCGCGGGCGCCAGATCCATGTGTGCGGCAATGGCGGTTCGGCCGCCGATGCGCAGCATTTCGTCACCGAACTGGTCGTGCGGCTGGATGCGCACTCACGCCGTCGACCGTTGCCGGCGACCGCGTTGACGACCGATACCTCCACGCTCACGGCGGCAGCCAATGACTTCGGGTTCGAGCAGATCTTCGCGCGTCAGGTTGAGGCGCGGGCTCAGAGTGGCGACCTCGTCCTGATGTTGTCAACATCCGGTAATTCGCCCAATCTCCTCGCTGCGGCAGCCGCAGCACGTAAGATGCTGGCCGGTACTGTCGCCCTTCTCGGCAAAGGCGGCGGTCAGTTGCAGCCCTTGGTTGACTGTGCCATCGTTGTCCCCTCCGCCAACACGCAGCGCATTCAGGAAGTGCATGGATTATGCCTGCATCTGTGGTGCGAGTGGCTGGAGGACGCCTTCGGTTGA
- the pgsA gene encoding CDP-diacylglycerol--glycerol-3-phosphate 3-phosphatidyltransferase — MNLPNKLTLARIALSPVFMALILIDDTRAKLASLIVFVVAALTDLGDGYFARRRGLTTGFGKFMDPLADKILASTAMISLVALGYLRGWMVTVIVGREFFITGFRSLAAYRGMLIVPTPGARLKTVLQMLTISVILLFVYLKAMLVPLGYNWRIFESHTTITVFDWMMGLTMFVTVATGVDYIRKHAALFKNVMR, encoded by the coding sequence ATGAACCTCCCCAACAAACTCACGCTCGCGCGGATCGCCCTGTCGCCGGTGTTCATGGCGTTGATTCTGATCGACGACACCCGCGCCAAGCTCGCCTCGCTGATCGTGTTCGTCGTGGCGGCGCTCACCGATCTCGGCGACGGGTATTTCGCCCGCCGCCGGGGGCTGACGACCGGCTTCGGCAAGTTCATGGATCCACTCGCCGACAAGATCCTGGCCTCGACCGCCATGATCTCACTGGTGGCACTTGGGTATCTGCGCGGCTGGATGGTCACCGTGATCGTCGGCCGCGAGTTCTTCATCACCGGCTTTCGTTCGCTGGCTGCCTACCGCGGTATGCTGATTGTCCCCACGCCGGGGGCGCGTCTGAAAACCGTCTTGCAGATGCTCACGATCAGTGTGATCCTGCTGTTTGTCTACCTCAAGGCGATGCTGGTCCCCCTGGGGTACAATTGGAGGATTTTCGAGAGCCACACGACGATCACGGTGTTCGATTGGATGATGGGTCTGACGATGTTCGTGACGGTCGCCACCGGCGTCGACTACATCAGAAAGCACGCGGCGCTGTTCAAAAACGTGATGCGGTGA
- the alaS gene encoding alanine--tRNA ligase: MTAANIRRTFLDYFAARGHAVVPSSSLLIRDDPSLLFTNAGMNQFKLVFLGQEKRPYTTACSSQKCFRVSGKHNDLENVGVTPRHHTFFEMLGNFSFGDYFKKDAIAYAWEFLTKVMGLDVERLWATVYTDDDEAEALWRKTAPELGHRVRRFGEQYNYWSMGDVGPCGPCSEVHYDFGPEYGCGQPTCTVNCDCDRYLEIWNLVFMQFNRQPDGSLLPLPKPSVDTGMGFERLVSVVQGKHTNYDTDLFQPIVQALAQDSGVAYDPGPNGVPHRVCADHLRGLVFTIADGGMPGNDGAGYVLRRILRRAARHGATLGYHEPFLHRFVDRAIDLMGDAYPEIRTRRDHVVHVIEAEEARFDQTLDAGLARFASAKAQASNGVIPGDEAFRLYDTFGFPLDLTELLAREAGLTVDVNGFEKALADQRARSRAEAAFKDQTVSKAGGLHYESQFVYEALALDATLLWVADDETAIILDRTPFYAEAGGQIDDTGEITRGDDFAFQVESMEKVDRAIVHHGRVVRGKARGSVGQTVTATVDASRRRMIQRNHTATHLLHKALRIVLGDHVHQAGSLVAPDRLRFDFAHTGPMTSEQNEQVEAIVNREILANTPLSPYHTEHQKALADGVTALFGEKYGDIVRVVKIGDYSAELCGGTHVATTGEIGQFRITAETGVAAGIRRIEAITGEAAYEKAQTDGATIGRAAELLKTSPDRVLDRIESALSEIRTLKSELEQARRRLASGAGSTLTYEKVPGLNVELLVHFVENGSLADAKAIADEAKGWADPRVTFIYTGTGEAVTSSSAPATSAGLHANKLLNAVARDLGGKGGGRPDFAQGKITLGDPERLKSVVIEHIRSLIKP, from the coding sequence ATGACCGCTGCCAACATCCGCAGAACATTCCTCGACTACTTCGCGGCCCGCGGCCATGCCGTGGTGCCGTCATCGTCGCTCCTGATTCGCGATGATCCCTCGCTGTTGTTCACCAATGCGGGGATGAACCAATTCAAGCTGGTCTTTCTCGGTCAGGAGAAGCGCCCCTACACGACCGCCTGCTCCTCGCAGAAGTGCTTTCGCGTCTCCGGCAAGCACAACGATCTGGAGAACGTCGGCGTCACACCGCGTCACCACACGTTCTTTGAGATGCTCGGGAATTTCTCCTTTGGCGACTACTTTAAGAAGGACGCGATCGCATACGCGTGGGAATTCCTGACGAAGGTCATGGGACTCGACGTCGAGCGTTTGTGGGCGACGGTCTACACCGACGATGACGAGGCCGAGGCGCTGTGGCGCAAGACCGCACCGGAGTTGGGACATCGCGTGCGGCGCTTCGGCGAACAGTACAACTACTGGTCGATGGGGGACGTCGGCCCGTGCGGACCGTGCTCCGAGGTCCATTACGACTTCGGTCCAGAGTATGGGTGTGGGCAACCGACCTGCACGGTCAACTGCGACTGCGACCGCTATCTCGAAATCTGGAATCTGGTCTTCATGCAATTCAACCGGCAGCCGGACGGATCACTGCTACCGTTGCCCAAGCCGTCGGTCGACACCGGGATGGGATTCGAGCGGTTGGTATCGGTGGTGCAGGGGAAACACACCAACTACGACACCGATCTGTTTCAGCCGATTGTCCAGGCGCTCGCTCAGGATTCGGGTGTCGCCTACGACCCGGGTCCGAATGGAGTTCCGCATCGGGTCTGCGCCGATCATCTGCGCGGGTTGGTCTTCACCATTGCCGATGGCGGGATGCCCGGCAATGACGGCGCCGGGTATGTGCTGCGGCGTATCCTGCGTCGCGCCGCACGCCACGGCGCCACGCTCGGCTACCATGAGCCGTTTCTGCACCGGTTCGTCGATCGCGCGATCGATCTGATGGGCGACGCGTATCCCGAGATCAGGACCCGCCGCGATCATGTCGTGCACGTCATCGAAGCGGAAGAAGCGCGGTTCGATCAGACGCTCGATGCCGGGCTGGCGCGGTTCGCATCGGCGAAGGCCCAGGCGTCCAATGGCGTGATTCCGGGCGACGAGGCCTTCCGTCTGTATGACACTTTCGGTTTTCCGCTCGATCTGACCGAGCTTCTGGCCCGCGAGGCGGGTCTGACCGTTGATGTAAACGGCTTCGAGAAGGCGCTGGCGGATCAACGTGCCCGTTCGCGTGCCGAGGCGGCGTTCAAGGACCAGACGGTCTCCAAGGCGGGCGGGCTGCATTATGAATCGCAGTTTGTCTACGAGGCCCTCGCGCTCGACGCGACTCTGCTCTGGGTTGCCGATGATGAGACGGCGATCATCCTGGACCGGACGCCGTTCTATGCCGAAGCCGGCGGGCAGATCGACGACACAGGCGAGATCACGCGCGGCGATGACTTCGCCTTCCAAGTCGAGAGCATGGAGAAGGTCGATCGGGCAATCGTGCATCATGGACGGGTCGTGCGGGGGAAGGCGCGTGGCTCGGTTGGCCAGACGGTCACCGCCACGGTCGATGCGTCGCGCCGCCGGATGATCCAGCGGAATCATACTGCCACGCATCTCCTGCACAAGGCACTGCGGATCGTTCTTGGCGATCATGTTCATCAGGCCGGGTCGCTGGTGGCACCGGATCGTTTGCGCTTCGACTTTGCCCACACTGGGCCGATGACATCGGAACAGAATGAACAAGTTGAAGCGATCGTCAACCGGGAGATTCTGGCCAACACGCCGCTTTCACCCTATCACACCGAGCACCAGAAGGCGCTGGCCGACGGTGTGACCGCGTTGTTTGGCGAGAAGTACGGCGACATCGTGCGCGTGGTGAAGATCGGCGACTACTCGGCGGAACTGTGCGGCGGGACACACGTAGCGACAACGGGAGAGATCGGGCAGTTCCGTATCACGGCCGAGACCGGCGTTGCGGCGGGAATACGTCGCATCGAGGCCATCACCGGCGAGGCGGCTTATGAGAAAGCACAAACCGACGGCGCAACCATCGGTCGCGCCGCCGAGTTGTTGAAGACATCGCCGGATCGAGTGCTGGATCGCATCGAATCCGCATTGAGTGAGATTCGCACCCTGAAGAGCGAACTGGAACAGGCACGACGCCGGCTCGCCAGTGGCGCGGGTTCGACGCTGACGTACGAGAAGGTGCCTGGTCTCAACGTTGAGCTTCTTGTCCATTTTGTAGAAAACGGTTCGCTCGCCGATGCCAAGGCCATTGCCGATGAAGCCAAGGGGTGGGCTGATCCACGTGTGACCTTCATATATACTGGAACTGGGGAAGCAGTCACATCCAGCAGCGCGCCCGCCACTTCGGCAGGGCTCCACGCTAACAAGCTTCTCAATGCTGTCGCCAGGGATCTGGGTGGCAAGGGCGGAGGAAGACCGGACTTCGCTCAGGGAAAGATCACGCTTGGCGATCCGGAGCGATTGAAGTCAGTGGTCATCGAACACATCCGTTCCCTGATCAAGCCGTAG
- a CDS encoding transposase — translation MDTQPAHRKTIRHYNVPGHAHFLTFSCYQRRPLLVDDVIRLLFVRQLATTRDTLEYDLWAYVIMPDHVHLLVRPRKDDHSISEFLRALKRNVGFHALNRLQETGYSALSFWQAGPGFDQNVSDPGRATELAAYIHNNPVRRGLVAEATEWRWSSAHFWAGWPDYDLAMDEIS, via the coding sequence ATGGACACGCAACCAGCACACAGGAAGACGATCCGGCACTACAATGTCCCCGGTCACGCGCACTTCCTGACATTCTCCTGTTATCAGCGGCGCCCGCTGCTTGTCGACGACGTGATCCGGCTTCTATTCGTACGACAACTCGCGACGACCCGCGACACGCTCGAATACGATCTGTGGGCCTATGTCATCATGCCCGACCATGTTCATCTATTGGTTCGTCCGCGGAAGGACGATCACTCCATTTCGGAGTTTCTTCGTGCACTGAAACGGAACGTGGGCTTTCATGCGTTGAATCGCCTCCAGGAAACGGGCTACTCCGCGCTGTCATTCTGGCAGGCAGGACCGGGGTTTGATCAAAACGTCTCTGACCCGGGCAGAGCCACTGAACTGGCGGCCTACATTCACAACAACCCGGTGAGAAGGGGACTTGTTGCCGAGGCAACTGAATGGCGCTGGTCGAGCGCGCATTTCTGGGCCGGATGGCCAGACTACGATTTGGCGATGGATGAGATCAGCTGA
- a CDS encoding competence/damage-inducible protein A — protein sequence MTIDLITIGSELLSGVTLNTNAAFIGDQLARAGLRLARQISIPDDLETIVATVRESLAHAEWVIVSGGLGPTHDDVTKNAISRVFDRPLVLRDEILVELRERLARVGRPLTPLIEAQALLPRDVETLPNPVGTAVGILLTTGTSTLVAVPGVPREMRPMVADYIVPRIAAQAKSTAASFVWSTTGWPESRLYETLEAAIKKHADLEVAFLPSELGVRLRVTAVGLDASLRLASFADEIRPLIGPAIYAEEDIGLEDVLARLLRERGLTLALAESCTGGLAAKRMTDIPGSSAYMLAAFVTYANRAKIDLLGVDAGLIDAHGAVSEPVARAMAEGARARTGAACALSITGIAGPDGGTAEKPVGLVWIALSMRGATTTAEEFRFLGNREMIRARAAQAALNMLRLRLIV from the coding sequence ATGACCATCGACCTCATCACCATCGGTTCTGAGCTGCTGTCCGGGGTGACGCTGAACACCAATGCGGCGTTCATCGGCGATCAACTGGCGCGCGCCGGTCTGCGTCTGGCGCGGCAGATCTCCATCCCCGACGATCTCGAGACGATTGTCGCGACAGTGCGCGAGTCGCTGGCCCATGCCGAGTGGGTGATTGTCTCCGGCGGTCTCGGACCGACCCATGACGATGTCACCAAGAACGCGATTTCCCGGGTCTTCGACAGGCCGTTGGTTCTCCGCGATGAAATTCTGGTGGAATTGAGGGAGCGTCTGGCGCGGGTCGGTCGTCCATTGACACCGCTCATTGAAGCACAGGCACTCCTGCCGCGCGACGTCGAGACACTCCCCAATCCGGTCGGCACCGCGGTGGGAATTCTCCTAACCACCGGCACGTCAACGTTGGTCGCGGTACCCGGCGTGCCGCGCGAGATGCGTCCGATGGTCGCCGATTACATTGTTCCACGCATCGCCGCGCAGGCCAAATCGACAGCCGCCTCGTTTGTCTGGTCCACCACCGGGTGGCCAGAATCGCGGCTCTATGAGACCCTTGAAGCGGCGATCAAGAAGCACGCCGATCTGGAGGTCGCCTTTCTCCCGTCGGAGCTCGGCGTCCGCTTGCGGGTCACGGCGGTCGGCTTGGATGCGTCGCTGAGATTGGCGAGTTTCGCCGACGAGATCCGGCCGCTGATTGGGCCGGCGATCTATGCGGAGGAGGATATCGGTCTGGAGGACGTGCTGGCCAGGTTACTGCGGGAGCGGGGACTCACTTTGGCGCTGGCCGAGTCATGCACCGGCGGGTTGGCGGCCAAGCGGATGACCGATATTCCCGGATCGTCGGCCTATATGCTCGCCGCGTTTGTCACCTATGCCAACCGCGCGAAGATTGATCTGCTTGGTGTCGACGCGGGGTTGATCGACGCGCACGGCGCGGTGTCTGAGCCGGTGGCTCGGGCCATGGCCGAAGGCGCGCGTGCCCGCACCGGTGCCGCTTGCGCCCTCAGTATCACCGGCATTGCCGGTCCGGATGGTGGAACAGCGGAGAAGCCGGTCGGCCTCGTGTGGATCGCCCTGTCGATGCGTGGCGCGACCACTACGGCGGAGGAGTTCCGTTTCCTCGGCAATCGTGAAATGATCCGGGCCCGTGCCGCGCAGGCGGCGTTGAACATGTTGCGGTTGCGCCTGATTGTGTAG
- a CDS encoding tyrosine-type recombinase/integrase, translating to MIRIRHKADWRPKTGERDIPMNSDMKDLLLHLRATRKPGVPYVFTIDGKPALTSDIRRRLMRIAKRAHVKDMTSIHALRHTFGSLLAKSGVALPIVQQAASRFLLKIS from the coding sequence ATGATTCGGATCCGTCATAAGGCGGACTGGAGGCCCAAGACCGGGGAACGTGATATCCCGATGAACTCGGACATGAAAGACCTTCTCCTGCACCTTCGTGCCACGCGCAAGCCGGGAGTTCCCTACGTCTTCACAATTGATGGCAAACCGGCTCTCACGAGCGATATCCGAAGACGATTAATGCGAATCGCGAAGAGGGCTCACGTGAAAGATATGACTTCGATTCACGCGTTGCGTCACACCTTCGGCAGCTTACTCGCCAAGTCGGGAGTTGCTCTCCCAATTGTGCAACAGGCGGCGTCCCGCTTCTTGTTGAAAATCTCCTGA
- a CDS encoding geranylgeranylglyceryl/heptaprenylglyceryl phosphate synthase yields MIGPVHQRFLAARHRGQRLLWLLDPDKIDPAHPDPRWEQAEDYGVAAILIGTSQDGNPDFDAIVARVRRQTQLPLILFPGSAAQVSPHVDAVLFLTLLSGRNPDYLVGEQVRGTPLVRAHGIEPIPTGYILVDTGSRTSVAHHSNTEPLPECGLDAICDHALCAQYMGQAFVYLEAGSGAARSIAPDVIAAVRAQIAIPLIVGGGIKTPAACRDAVEAGADFVVVGTALERDRSVELLRALVNAAHRTAIVVEAET; encoded by the coding sequence ATGATCGGTCCTGTCCATCAGCGTTTCCTTGCCGCTCGACATCGAGGCCAGCGGCTTCTGTGGCTGCTCGATCCTGACAAGATCGACCCGGCGCATCCGGACCCCCGTTGGGAGCAAGCCGAGGACTATGGTGTCGCTGCGATCCTGATCGGCACTTCGCAGGATGGAAATCCCGATTTCGATGCTATTGTGGCGCGTGTGCGTCGGCAGACGCAACTACCGTTGATACTATTCCCCGGCTCGGCGGCGCAGGTGTCGCCGCATGTCGATGCCGTTCTGTTCTTGACTTTGCTCTCCGGGCGGAATCCCGACTATCTGGTCGGGGAGCAGGTCCGGGGAACGCCGTTGGTTCGCGCCCATGGGATCGAGCCGATTCCCACCGGGTACATCCTGGTGGACACCGGCTCCCGGACATCGGTGGCACACCACAGCAACACCGAGCCATTGCCGGAGTGCGGACTCGACGCGATCTGCGATCATGCGCTGTGTGCACAGTATATGGGGCAGGCGTTTGTCTATCTCGAAGCGGGGTCCGGCGCCGCGCGATCGATTGCGCCCGATGTCATCGCTGCGGTGCGCGCACAGATCGCCATTCCGTTGATCGTCGGCGGTGGGATCAAGACACCGGCGGCCTGTCGCGACGCCGTCGAGGCCGGGGCGGATTTCGTGGTCGTGGGTACCGCCTTGGAACGCGACCGCTCGGTTGAGTTGTTGCGCGCTCTTGTGAACGCGGCGCACAGGACGGCAATCGTTGTCGAAGCGGAAACGTAG